GAACTCAAAGGCCGCGTCTTCTATCAGGCCAAGAACCAGGGCCACGAGGAACGCCTGGCCCTTTGGACCCGCAAACTCAAGGCCTCTCGCCTGAGACCCAAGGGAAAGGATGCCAAGGATTGGACGGGATGACTTAATGCAAAAGCCCGAGCGTTCCGGTGCGGCCCGGGCGAGGGCCGTCGACTGTTTGACTGAGCCAGGCATCGCAAGGCTCACGCGTTGCCTGACGCGCTGTCACGGCCTCGCGCCTTGTCACGCAACGCTTGAGCCTTACGAGGCCCGCGAAGGAGTTTCGACGGCCATCGCCCGGGGTGCACCGGAGCGCGACCGCGCCGTCGCTATTCCCGTTTCATGGAAAGGCATGGATTCCCGCCTGCGCGGGAATGACATTGAGGCGTATCAGAAACGCGGTATCCCTAAAAATAACCCAGGCTCCTGAGCTGTCCCATCCTCTCCTCCTTGGCCGAATCCCGCCCCGAGCGCTCTCCCCGGGCCGAGCGCAAGGTGCAGGGCATGCAGCCCAGCGACCGGTAGCCCTGGTCGTAGAGGGTGCACCACGGGATGGACTCGCGCACCATGAAGGTCCAGACGTCCAGCTCCGTCCATTCCAGGATGGGCAGGGCCCGGACGTGATCTCCGTGATCCTCCAGCCATGGCCGGTCGGCCCGGTCCGGATTCTCGTCGGCGCGCACGCCGGTCAGCAGGGCCGGAATTTCAAGTCGTGCGACGGCCTCGTTCAGGGGACGGATCTTCAGATCGCCGCAGCAGGCCACCGGGTCCACGGCCAACGCATAGCGTGTCAGCTCGACTTCGGGACGTGCGACATGCAGTTCCAGATTCCACTCCCGGGTCAGGCGATCGCGAAAGTCCAGTACTTCCGGAAACTTGCAGCCTGTATCCAGGTTCAGGACACGCACCGGCGCCGGACCTGCATGCTCGCGCAGCACCTCCCGCCACAGGGCCAGCACCACGGTCGAATCCTTGCCTCCGGTCCAGCCCACGGTCGCGCCGGGACCGAAACGCTTCAGCACTTCGACCATGCGATTCCTGGCGAGGGCCTCTTTTTCGGAAAGAGTCATGCCCCGACCCGCCCAAGGCAGACCGCGTCCCGTACACATTTCAAAAGACAACGCATTATTCCCGCCTTTGATTTTCCGCCGGAAGTTCAATGATGAAGCGCGTCCCACGCCCCGGATCGGACTCGACATCCATGGTGCCGCCATGCCCCTTGGTCACTATGAAGTAGGACACGGAAAGCCCCAGGCCCGTACCCTGTCCGGGCGGCTTGGTGGTGAAGAAAGGCTCGAAGATGCGCCGGCTGATATCCGCCTTCATGCCGGGTCCGTTGTCCTCGATCTCGATCCTGACCCGATCGCCAACGCCGAACGCCCGGATCTCCAGACGCGGATTCTCGACGGGGGGCGTGACCTCGGCCATGGCCTGGGCCGCGTTGCGCAGGATGTTCAGAAACACCTGTTCGATCTCCGTCTCGGTGCAGGGCAGCTTGCAGAGCCCCTCCTCGACAACTACCCGCAAGTCCATTTTCTTGAAATCGTAGAATTTCTTCAGATCGTAATCATTCCTTGCCAGCGTCAGGGAGTGTTCGATGATGGTCCCAAGATCGCACTGGGAGCGCCCCGATTCCGCCAGTCTGCTAAAGTCCAGCATGCGCCGGATGATACCCGCAGCCCGCGTGGCCGCCTCCTGAATGTCAGCGATGAAGAGGTCGAGCTTGCGTGCGCGCATGTAACGCGCCATGAGCTCCATATCCAGTCCTATGCTCTGCGCAATCTCGTTGTTCTTCGGGAAATCGGGCCGCGTGCGCCGCACGAGGTTGTAGGATGCCTGCAGGATGATGCCCAGGGGATTGTTGATCTCGTGGGCGATGCCCGCGGCCATGCCCCCCACCGAGCGCATCTTCTCGCTCTGGATCATGACCTCCCGCAACTTCTTCATCTGCGTGATATCGCGCAGCACGGCCAGCAGGTGCGGAACTCCGTCGAGTTCCAGGGTCTGGCAGGTCATGGCGCTGACCACGGTGGAGCCGTCCTTGTGCAGGGCCTCGAATTCAAAGTCGCGCAGAAAACCGTCGTGCTCAAGACGTCTGTAGATTTCTTCGCGTTCCCCGGAATTACGGTAAATGCTCAGATCCATGAGCGTCCGGCCCAAAGCCTCTTCACGGCTGTAACCAGAGATGTTCGTAAAGGACTCGTTGACGTCGACAAGGCGTCCGCTGCCGACGACGAGCAGCACGATGGCATCAGGCGAGAGGCGGAAAAGCTGGGAAAACTTCTCTTCGGACTGACGGAGCCTCTCCTCGGCCAGACGCCGCTCGGTGACATCGGTATGGGTCCCGCTCAAAAGCAGCGGCTTTCCGGCGGCGTCGCGTTCGATGACATCGCCGCGTCCCAGAATCCATCTCCAGTCCCCGTATTTCGTATGCATGCGAAATTCGGAGTTGTACGACTTGGCCCCGTTGGAGTTCACGACATCTTGAATCTGCGGATAAACCTGTAAAAAATCCTCGGGATGACAAAGATCCTTCCAGGTCTGAAAGCTCATGGGCAGTTCCTGGTCCGCGTAGCCGAGCATCTCGTACCAGCGAGGGCTGAAATAGGCCTGTCCGGTGTCGAAAGACCATTCCCAGATGCCGTCGGAACTTGCCAGAATGGCACGGGAAAGCCGCCGCTCGCTCCGGGCCAGGGCCTGATGCGCGTCATCGAGATCGCGGTAGGAGGTGTTCAGACGTTCCAGCAGCTCCTGAAAGGCCCGGCCAAGATTCGCGATTTCCTCATCAGCCTTCAAAGCCGGAACCTTGAAATTGCGGGTCTCGGTGTTCACTTGCCGCATGGCCGTTCCAAGGCTGCGCAGGGGACTGACCACAGACTTTCGCAAACGGCGACGCAACAACAGCTGCGTGCAGAGCAGGGTCATGACGAGAATGCCGAACATGAAGACGAAAAAACTGAGTGTCTGCTTGCGCAAAAGAGACAGGTCATGGTTGATGCGCAGCCACCCGATGGTTTCGCCCGCCGCGACGATCGGCCGGGTGAAGCGCAATGCCGAGAAGTCATGATCGAAGGCATAGCCCAGAGCAGGGTCCCAGCGATCAACGTCAAGCGGCTTTGAGACCTCCACCGCCGTGCCCTTCGACGCGGCGGCCAGAGGGAGACCCTGTGCATGGTACAGTTCGACCCGCAACACGTCCTCGACCATGCTGATCTCGGCCAGACGCATGTCGAGGGCCCGGATGCGCCGCTCGAAGAGTTCATTGGCCAGACTGTCCTGCTCCCTGGCGGCCAGGGTATCGAGGATGCGGCAGACGATATGGATATTGTCGTCCTTCCAGCGCACCAGCATGAAACTGGCCAGGGCGACAAAAAGGACTGCGATCACGGCGAAGGTGATCAGGATATCCTGATTCATTCGCTGGGAGATGCTTTTGTTCATCGCTCCGGATCCACCCTTTTCACGAATTCGACCTTGTCGGGGGTAATGCGCAGAACGACCAGAGACTTTTGGGGATCGCGCGAATTCTTGAAGGTTATGAGCCCCGTCACGCCCGGATACTTTTCGGTCACGGCCAGAGCGTCGCGAATGGCGGCCGGAGAGTCGCTGCCGGCCCGCAAGATCGCGTCGGCCAACAGGCCCATGGCGTCATATGCATTGGCGTTGCCGGCGTCGATCATCTGCAGGGCGTTCGGCCCGAACTCCTCCAGCAGGAGGGCAAGGAATTCTTGACCGGCTTTTGAACCGGAATCGGGGTGCCAGTGGGAGACGTAATAGTTTTCGCCCTTGGCCGGATCAAGATAGGGATAGTGTTCCAGTGCCGTCCATCCGTCGCCGCCCAGGATGGGCATGTCCAGACCTGCGCTACGCGCCTGCTTGAGGAACAATCCCGAATCGCGGGTGAAACCAGCCACAAAAACCAGATTCGGAGCTTTTTCGCCGACGACGCGAACCTGCTCATCAAAGTTCATGGCGTTCTGAAGATAGCGCAGCTGCGCCTCGACCTTGCCTCCGCGTGCGGCGAACCGCTCGATGAAACCGGCGCTCAGCCCTTCGCTGTAGACATCTCCGGCGATGGTCACCACTATGGCCCGTCGGGCTTTCAGCTCGTCATAGGCAAAGCCGGCCAGCGCACTGGCCTGCAGGGCGTCGGTATAGCAGACCCTGAAAATGAAATCGCCGATTTCGGTGACCTCCGGAGCGGTAGTGGTCGAGCCGAGCATGGGAATTCCCGCCTCCTGAAGCACGGGCCCCATGGCCATGGCCTGCGAACTCCAGGAAGGGCCGACTACGGCCGCGACCCTGGCTTCAATGGCTGCCATGGCCGCCTGCCGTGCTCCAAGGGCCGAGCTCCCGGTGTCGAATTCCAGCACTTCGACGGGGCGACCCAAAAGACCTCCCCCTGCATTGATCTGTCTGGCGGCGAGCATGACCATTCGGTAATTGGGTGAATTTTCCTCCGCGCCAGGCCCGGTCTTGGCAAAGATGCTCCCGATCCTGATGGGCTGGACCGGCTGAGCCTGGCAGATGGCGGACATCCAGAAAAAAAACGCCACCACGCTCACGGCGCAGATCATGACTGCCCTGGCGCCGGGCCATGAAAATGGAATACGGCGACCCGAAAAAAACACGGAAAAAAAATCGTGTCTGCGCACAAAATCCTTCATGATCGCCCCTCGCATTGACGCCATCGCGCCTGCATCCGCCGAGCATGGCACAAGGCCGGACAAAACTCCATCCACTTGTCATACATTAAAATACGACTCGAGCACCGGCAAGCACAAGAGCCAAGTCTTACAAAAACAAGTACGCTTGTCTTCATGGAATCCTGAGTTGACACTAGGCCACAGTCATTGCAATGTACTGAAAATTCGGTATAAACTTCATAAAACCAAATAGTCCGACAACCCCTGCAGGCAGACGTCATGAACAATCCAGCCCAGCTCCCCGACGACCAGCGTGCCTCCGGCTTGCGCCGCAAGGTCGGGACCCTGCTGCTGTTCATATCAGCGGCGGTCCTGCTGCTCTCCTTCGCGGTAGGTCAACGGGTACTGAGCGACCTGACAACGGACCTGAGCCGCAGACTGGCCGTTGCGGAAGCGCAGCTTACCCGTGAGAAAATCCAGGCCCTGGTCGGCCGCGAACTGGCCATAGCCCAGCGTTTCGCTGGCCTCAGCGCCCTTGAGGACTGGCTGCTGAAAGAACAGGATGCCTTCTCTCGCTCCCACTTTCTGGCCGAGGCCACGGGATTTCGCCAAGCGTTCGCCGACCAGTCCTATTTCGTCATACATCACCGCACGCTGGCCTATTATTACGCCGACCCCAAAAGCCCCAGCGCCAGATATCGCTACACACTGGAAGCGGGCAAAGCCGACGACGCCTGGTATTTTTCGACCATGGACGTCCCGGTCCCCTACACCCTGAACGTCAACCCCGACGCCACCCTCAAGGTGACCAACCTGTGGATCAACGTGCAGGTGCGCAACGCGGCGGGCATGCCCCTCGGGCTGGTCGGCACCGGCATGCAGCTGGACAGGTTCCTCAGTACCATGCTCGCGCCCCGATCGGCCGGCGCCATGAGTTTCATCATCGACTCCCAGGGACGCATCGTGGCCCATCCGGACCCGGACAGGATCGAGTATGGGGCCATGGGCAAACAGGAATCCTCCAAGACCGTTTTCGCCGAACTGAACGGAAACCGCGACCACGAGGCCTTTGCCCACGCCCTGGCCGAGACCAGGCGCAGGGGCGAGCAAGTGCTTCCGCTGCAGGTCGCCACGGAACAGGGGACGCGCATGATGGCCCTGGCGCACCTCCCGGAGCTGGGTTGGACTGTTGTCAGCAGCGTCAATCCGGCGGCCGAGGGCATCCTTTCTACGGATATCATTCACCTGGCCCTTGCCGGGGGTGCCGTGATTCTGCTGCTGGTCATTCTGACCCTGACCCTGGGCTTTGACCGCCTTGTCCTGCACCCGCTGCTGGTTCTGACCGATTCGGCCCGCAGCATCGCCGAGGGGCGTTACGACACCCGGCTGCAATCGAACCGGAACGACGAACTCGGAGCCTTGTCGCGCGCCTTCGACAGCATGGCCTCCCAGGTCCAGGCGCACACCAGGGAACTGGAACAACGGGTGGCCGAACGTACAGCCGAGCTGGAAGCGACCCATGCACAGCTGTCGAACACGCATCGCCAGTTGACCGAAAGCATCCGCTACGCGAGCCTCATCCAGCGGGTCATTCTTCCGGATCGGCAACTCGGCGAGCGCCTGCACGGACAGTATTTCGTGGTCTGGCATCCGCGCGACGTGGTCGGCGGCGACTTCTACCTCTACCGGGAACGTGCCGAGGGCTGTCTGTTCGGCGTCATCGACTGCGCGGGTCACGGAGTGCCGGGAGCCTTCATGACCATGATCGCTCACGCGGCCCTTGAACGAGCCACCCTGGAGCAGAGCTGGAACAACCCGGCCGCGCTGCTGGAGAGTGCGGACAAGGCCGTGCGCGCCATGATGCCGGACACCAAACGCCTGGAGCGTCTGGCCACGTCCATGGACGTCGGGCTGTGCTTCGTCGAATGGGAGACCCGAAAGGTTCATTTCGCGGGAGCACATATCGACCTCTTCACTGCCAGGGGAGCGCAGGTCGAACACTACCGGGGAGATCGGGGCGGAATCAACGACCGCAGGTCCAGAAGCTTCACCTGCCGAACTCTGGAGCTTGAACCGGACAGTGTTTTTTATCTTGTCACGGACGGAATTCTGGACCAATCCGGGGGAGACAGGGGTCTGCCTTTCGGACGAACCGGCTTCGTGAACTGGCTTGAGGCCCACTCCGGCCTGGCGCTCGAAGCCCAGGAAAAAGCCCTTGCAGCAGCCCTGCAGGAGTACCGGGGAGAATACCCGCAACGCGACGACATCACCGTGCTGGCCTTTCGTTTCGACCAGACGCCGGCAGATTCCTCCGAGGAGACCGTTTCATGAGCACGCCAGACCTATACGACCTGCGCGAAATTTTTGACCGTCAACAGATCATGGTCTGCTTCAACGGCCCCATCAACGCCGCCCTGATCGAAGAGATCGGCCGCGCCCTGCGCGACTATCTCAACCATCAGCAGGAAGCGCCCAGTGCCGTGGCCGACATTTTTTCCGTCTATATCGAAATGACCCAGAACATCCGGCGCTACGCGGACCAGCACCCGGATTTGACGGGCGCGGCCAGCGCGGCCATCGTCGTATCCCGCGAGAGCGAACACTACGTGATCAGCGCTGGCAATGTCGTCACCCGCGAGGACGGCATCACCCTGAAGGATCGCGTGGACGAACTGGCGGTCCTTGACCGCGCCGCACTCAAAACCCTTTTCAAGACCCAGCTGCGTCAGCCGCGTGAAGGCCTGAACGGCAGCGCCGGTCTGGGACTCATCGACATGGCCCGCAAGGCATCACGCCCTCTTACCGCCACGGTGCGCGACATTGACGTTCAAAGAAGCTTCCTGAGCCTGCGTGTGATGTTGTAGAAAGAATCAATAAATGTACGAGAAGAGCATGAACAACCTAGAAATACACCAGACATCCAGCACCCCGATGGTCCGTGCCGACAACGAGCAGGGACGTGTCTTCATGGCTGGAGATTCATATCCCGAGAACCCCTTTGAATTCTTTCAGCCGATCATCGACTGGATCGACGATTTTCTGAAGAACGACGACCGGCCCCTCGCCTTCGACCTGCAGCTGATCTATCTGAACACCAGCAGCATCCGGGCCATGATGGACATTTTCGACCGTCTGGAGGAGTCCCATCTGGCAGGGCGCCCGGTCAGTGTCGACTGGTGCTACGATCCCGACAACGAGCGCGTCGGCGAACTGGCCGAGGAATTCAAGGAAGACTGCACCTTTCCTTTCACCATCGCCCCGAGGTCATGACCATGCAACAGTATCCGCCCGAAGACAGTCTGGAGCGGAGCATCGAGACCATTCTGAGCGCGGACACACCTCCGGACGGATGGAAGGAGGCCCTGGGAGAACTCTTCGAGCGCTATCTCGACCAGCAGCGCCTGCTGGACCGCCTGACCCACATCGCGGACCGTTTTCAGGCCGCCGAACGTGAACGCAGCCAGGGCTATCTGGCCAACTACGAGAAGAAAGTCAGGCAGTTGGAAAAGATCGTGCGCATTAGCGACCAGTACCAGACCATGCTGCATCAGCTCAAGGAACGCCTGGAGCACGCCTCCAACTACGATTCCCTGACTAGCCTGCCCAACCGCCGCTACATGACCGTTCGTCTGGAAGAGGCCGCTTCCCGGGCAACGCGTGAACCTGACGGCGGATTTGCCGTCATGATCGCGGACCTGGACCATTTCAAGACGGTCAACGACAACTTCGGTCACGCTGCCGGAGATCGGCTGCTGCAGGCCGTGGCCCGTGCCCTGGAACTCTCCCTGCGCGAATACGACCTGTGTGCACGCTGGGGCGGAGAGGAATTCCTGTTCCTCTTCCCGTCCTGCGACCAGACCAACGCCCCGATCGTGGCGGAACGGCTGCGTCAGTCCGTGACAAAGGCGCAGAGGATCAACGACGAGATTCCTGCCCCGACGGTCAGCATCGGCTTCACGATCCACCGTCCCGGCGAGCGTGTCGACACCACCCTGCTGCGCGCGGACCAAGCCCTGTACAAGGCCAAGGACGCCGGGCGGAACTGTGTCGTCGGTGAGTGAGCTTGACAGCCAATCCGGCTTGTCCTAGCCAGAAATGAGTTTTTTGCAGGGGTGGCGAGGAGCCTGAGATGATACCCGTTGAACCTGATCTGGATCATGCCAGCGAAGGGAATTGCAAGACGTAAGGCCGTAACCGGCCAATCCCCCCATTCCTCGCCCCTGCTGCCCCAAACACCAACAGCAGTGCGAGGTGCACCGTGTCCGATCTTGCCATGAAGGCCGCAGAGAACCTGCGCGTCCTCCGTCAGACAAAGCCCCTGATCCACAACATCACCAATTTCGTGGTCATGAACTACACCGCCAACGCCCTTCTGGCCTGCGGTGCATCCCCGGTCATGGCGCATGCCGAAAACGAAGTCGAAGAGATGGTCGCCTACGCCGGCGCGCTGGTGCTCAACATCGGCACCCTTACCGACCTGTGGGTGGCGTCCATGCTCAAGGCCGGACGCAAGGCCACGGCGCTGGGCAAGCCCATCATCCTCGACCCGGTGGGCTCCGGGGCGACGGAACTGCGCACCGAGGCCGCCAAATCCATTCTGGCCTGGACAAAGGTCAGCGTGGTGCGCGGCAATGCCTCCGAAATCCTGTCCCTGGCCGGACAGAATGCTGCAACCAAAGGTGTGGACTCCACAAACTCCATCGAGGAGGCGGCCAAGGCCGCAGGGGCCCTGGCCCGCGAACTGGGCACGGTCCTGGCCATCACCGGCCCCACCGATCTGGTCACCGACGGCCGCCGCACGCTTGTCATCGAGGGCGGACACTCGCTCATGCCCTACGTCACGGGCACGGGCTGCTCCGCCACTGCCTTGGTCGGCGCCTTCCATGCCGTTGATCCCGACCCCGTCTCCGCCGCCGCCTCGGCCCTGGCCTTTTTCGGACTGGCCGGAGAAAGGGCGGGCGCACTGGCGGACGGCCCCGGCTCCTTTCAGATTCATCTTCTGGACGCCCTCTTCAACCTGACTCCCGAGGAACTGGCCAATGAATGCCGTATCCGCGAGGAACACCATGCCTGATCTGTCCCTGTACCTGGTCACGGACCGGGAACTGTCCCGTGGCCGCTCCACCGTGGACATCGTCCGCGCCGCCGTGGCCGGCGGGGTGACCTGCGTGCAGCTGCGGGAAAAGCGCTGCGCGACCCGCGAATTCGTGACCGAGGCGCGGGCCGTGCGTGAACTGCTGGCCGGAACCGGCGTCCCGCTCATCATCAACGACCGCATCGACGTGGCCCTGGCCGTTGGTGCGGAGGGCGTGCACCTGGGCCAGACCGACATGCTCATCGCCGACGCCCGCCGCCTGACGGGACCGGACATGCTCATCGGCATCTCGGCCGAATGTGTGGCGGACGCGATCCGCGCCGAGGCCGAAGGCGCGGACTATGTGGGCGTAAGCCCCGTCTTTTCCACGCCCACCAAGACCGACACGGCCCCGGCGCTGGGGCTTGACGGCGTCGCCGCCATACGCGCGGCCGTGTCCCTCCCGCTCGTCGGCATCGGCGGCATCGGTCCCGGCAACGCGGCCGAAGTCATCCGCGCCGGGTGCGACGGGGTGGCCGTGGTCTCGGCCATCGTCTCGGCCCCCGATCCCGGGAAAGCCGCCGCCGAACTCAAAACCATCATTCATGCAGCCAAGGAGCTTTCATGAACCAGCGCAAATATCACCGGGTACTGACCATCGCCGGGTCCGACAGCGGCGGAGGGGCGGGAATCCAGGCCGACCTCAAGACCATCGCGGCCCACGGCTGCTACGGGGCCAGCGTCATCACCGCCCTGACCGCCCAGAACACCCTGGGCGTGACCGGCATCCACGCAGTGCCCGTGGAATTCGTGGCCGCACAGATGGACGCGGTGCTGGGCGACATCGGGGCCGACGCGGTCAAGATCGGCATGCTCTTCTCTCCGGAGCTGATCCGCACCGTGGCCATGGGCCTGGCCAGACACGGGGTGGGGATCATCGTGCTCGACCCGGTCATGGTGGCCCAGAGCGGAGACAAGCTGCTCCAGGACGAAGCCATCGACGCCCTGAAATCGGAACTCATCCCCATGGCCACGCTCATCACGCCCAACCTGCCCGAAGCCTCGGTGCTGCTGGGCCGGGACATAGCCACCCCGGGGGCGGCCATGGAGGCACTGACCGACCTTGCGGCCATGGGCCCGGGGAGCGTGCTGGTCAAGGGCGGACATCTGGAATCGGGAGACAGCGACGACGTCCTCTACATCGGCTCCGAAAAGCGCGTCGTGACCCTGCCGGGAGTGCGCATCCCGACCCGCAACAATCACGGCACGGGCTGCACCCTGTCCTCGGCCATCGCTTCGAACCTGGCCAGAGGCGAAGACATGGAAACGGCCGTCCGCAACGCCAAGGAATACATCAGCCAGGCCATCCGGGCCGGAGCCGCCTACGTCATCGGCCAGGGACACGGGCCGGTGCATCACTTCCACCGGTTCTTCGAATAGCCGTGCACGCTCCCGCCACCGTGCAGGCCGCGCCAGGAATCGCCCTCGAAGGCATCTCCCTCGACTTCGAAGGCCGCCCGCTGTTCTCGGATCTGAGCCTGACCCTAAGGGGCGGCCGCACGAGCTGCATCCTGGGCCCAAGCGGCTGCGGCAAATCGACCCTTTTAAAGCTCATGGCCGGCGCTCCGAGCCTGGGGTTTTCCGGGCAAATCCGTTTCGACTCCGGCGGGAATACCTCGGAACAGGTGGCCTGGATGAGCCAGAACGACCTGCTCCTGCCCTGGCTGACCTTGCTGGACAACGTCCTGCTCGGAGCCAGGCTGCGGGGCGAACTCTCGCCCGAAAAGCGTTGCAGGGCCCTGGAACTGATCCACGAAGCGGGCCTTGCCGGATACGAGGGCAAGCTGCCTTCCGCCCTGTCCGGAGGCATGCGTCAGCGCGGGGCGCTCCTACGCACCCTCATGGAGGAGCGGCCCGTCATTCTCATGGACGAGCCCTTCTCCGCCCTGGACGCCCTGACGCGGGTGCGCCTGCAGAATCTTTCCGCGCGCCTGACCACGGGAGCGACCGTGGTGCTGGTCACTCACGATCCCATGGAAGCCCTGCGCCTGGGTCACGAAATCATCGTGCTCGGAGGCACGCCGGTGCGAGTGCTGGAAGTCATCGAACCCGCCGGTCCGCCTCCGCGCGAAGCCGGAGACTCGGAGGTGACCGGACTCTACGCCGGGCTCCTGAGACGGCTCATGAGCGGGGAGGCGGCATGAACTTCCTGCGCCCCTTGATCCTGGCGGCAGGCTTTCTTGTCCTGTGGCAAATCCTGGTCACCCTGACCGGAGCTCCGCCGTACATCCTGCCCGGCCCCCTGCCCGTGGGCGAGGCTCTGGTCGAAAAGTTTCCCCTGCTGCTCTCACATCTGAGCACGACCCTGGCCGAAATCCTGCTCGGGCTGGCCCTGGGCACGATCCTTGGCACGAGCGCGGCCCTGGTCATGGTCCTCTCGCCGCTGCTGAAGCGCTGGATGCTGCCCGTACTGGTGATCAGCCAGGCCATCCCGGTATTCGCCCTGGCCCCGATCCTGGTGCTGTGGCTCGGCTATGGCATGGCCTCCAAGGTGGCCATGGCGGTGCTGATCATCTTTTTCCCGGTGGCGTCATCCTTCTACTCGGGCATGCAGCGCACCGAACCCGACCTGCAGGAACTGGCCCGCATCATGGGAGCGGGGCCACTGGCCGTGCTACGCAACATCATCATCCCCTCGGCCCTGCCCGCCTTCGCCTCGGGCCTGCGCGTGGCCACGGCCGTGGCGCCCATCGGGGCAGTGGTCGGGGAATGGGTCGGATCAAGCGCAGGCCTTGGCTTCTACATGCTCCACGCCAACGCCCGCATGCAGATCGACGTCATGTTCGCGGCCTTGACCGTCCTGGCGGTCACATCCCTGACGCTCTACTTCATTGTGGACCGACTGTTGGACAGGCTGGTTTTCTGGCAGCCCAGGCAGGGGATGCAGTGACAGCGACGTCGTGGCCAAGCGTCATTGCGAGCCCCTTAGGGCGTGGCAATCCATGTCTTTTCAGCCTCTGACCGTGACACCGTCCCAGCGTGCCGGTTCGGTCCGGGTCGGGGGCGGCAACTGTCTGACTGAGCCAGGCATCGTTTGTTTTCCCGTCGCCTCTCGCCCGGAGCGCGGCTTTATCTTCGGCAG
The Deltaproteobacteria bacterium HGW-Deltaproteobacteria-18 genome window above contains:
- a CDS encoding GGDEF domain-containing protein, producing the protein MQQYPPEDSLERSIETILSADTPPDGWKEALGELFERYLDQQRLLDRLTHIADRFQAAERERSQGYLANYEKKVRQLEKIVRISDQYQTMLHQLKERLEHASNYDSLTSLPNRRYMTVRLEEAASRATREPDGGFAVMIADLDHFKTVNDNFGHAAGDRLLQAVARALELSLREYDLCARWGGEEFLFLFPSCDQTNAPIVAERLRQSVTKAQRINDEIPAPTVSIGFTIHRPGERVDTTLLRADQALYKAKDAGRNCVVGE
- the thiD gene encoding bifunctional hydroxymethylpyrimidine kinase/phosphomethylpyrimidine kinase, which encodes MNQRKYHRVLTIAGSDSGGGAGIQADLKTIAAHGCYGASVITALTAQNTLGVTGIHAVPVEFVAAQMDAVLGDIGADAVKIGMLFSPELIRTVAMGLARHGVGIIVLDPVMVAQSGDKLLQDEAIDALKSELIPMATLITPNLPEASVLLGRDIATPGAAMEALTDLAAMGPGSVLVKGGHLESGDSDDVLYIGSEKRVVTLPGVRIPTRNNHGTGCTLSSAIASNLARGEDMETAVRNAKEYISQAIRAGAAYVIGQGHGPVHHFHRFFE
- a CDS encoding hydroxyethylthiazole kinase, producing the protein MSDLAMKAAENLRVLRQTKPLIHNITNFVVMNYTANALLACGASPVMAHAENEVEEMVAYAGALVLNIGTLTDLWVASMLKAGRKATALGKPIILDPVGSGATELRTEAAKSILAWTKVSVVRGNASEILSLAGQNAATKGVDSTNSIEEAAKAAGALARELGTVLAITGPTDLVTDGRRTLVIEGGHSLMPYVTGTGCSATALVGAFHAVDPDPVSAAASALAFFGLAGERAGALADGPGSFQIHLLDALFNLTPEELANECRIREEHHA
- a CDS encoding phosphoadenosine phosphosulfate reductase, translated to MTLSEKEALARNRMVEVLKRFGPGATVGWTGGKDSTVVLALWREVLREHAGPAPVRVLNLDTGCKFPEVLDFRDRLTREWNLELHVARPEVELTRYALAVDPVACCGDLKIRPLNEAVARLEIPALLTGVRADENPDRADRPWLEDHGDHVRALPILEWTELDVWTFMVRESIPWCTLYDQGYRSLGCMPCTLRSARGERSGRDSAKEERMGQLRSLGYF
- the thiE gene encoding thiamine phosphate synthase, whose translation is MPDLSLYLVTDRELSRGRSTVDIVRAAVAGGVTCVQLREKRCATREFVTEARAVRELLAGTGVPLIINDRIDVALAVGAEGVHLGQTDMLIADARRLTGPDMLIGISAECVADAIRAEAEGADYVGVSPVFSTPTKTDTAPALGLDGVAAIRAAVSLPLVGIGGIGPGNAAEVIRAGCDGVAVVSAIVSAPDPGKAAAELKTIIHAAKELS
- a CDS encoding ABC transporter ATP-binding protein; protein product: MQAAPGIALEGISLDFEGRPLFSDLSLTLRGGRTSCILGPSGCGKSTLLKLMAGAPSLGFSGQIRFDSGGNTSEQVAWMSQNDLLLPWLTLLDNVLLGARLRGELSPEKRCRALELIHEAGLAGYEGKLPSALSGGMRQRGALLRTLMEERPVILMDEPFSALDALTRVRLQNLSARLTTGATVVLVTHDPMEALRLGHEIIVLGGTPVRVLEVIEPAGPPPREAGDSEVTGLYAGLLRRLMSGEAA
- a CDS encoding ABC transporter permease; protein product: MNFLRPLILAAGFLVLWQILVTLTGAPPYILPGPLPVGEALVEKFPLLLSHLSTTLAEILLGLALGTILGTSAALVMVLSPLLKRWMLPVLVISQAIPVFALAPILVLWLGYGMASKVAMAVLIIFFPVASSFYSGMQRTEPDLQELARIMGAGPLAVLRNIIIPSALPAFASGLRVATAVAPIGAVVGEWVGSSAGLGFYMLHANARMQIDVMFAALTVLAVTSLTLYFIVDRLLDRLVFWQPRQGMQ